The following proteins are encoded in a genomic region of Oncorhynchus keta strain PuntledgeMale-10-30-2019 chromosome 8, Oket_V2, whole genome shotgun sequence:
- the LOC127931373 gene encoding utrophin-like: MCPEQYELSQSPQFSHDDTHSRIEQYASRLAQMERSNGSLPTDSSSATGSMDDEHALILQYCQTLGGEGSPCSQPQSPAQILQAVEREERGELERIIHRLEDEQRTLKREYEQLKEQHGDQRGPGSVGHWDPEGSSHPGGPGEADLLAEAKLLRQHKSRLEDRMHKLEEHNKQLESQLHRLRQLLHQPEMDSRVNGVSSPACKNKGPSPNTQMSCWTTHTTATLTWQTSWSR, encoded by the exons ATGTGTCCGGAGCAGTATGA GCTTTCCCAGTCTCCCCAGTTCTCTCATGATGACACTCATTCCAGGATAGAGCAGTATGCTAGCAG GCTGGCTCAGATGGAACGCTCCAACGGTTCTCTGCCCACTGACAGCAGCTCAGCTACAGGAAGCAT GGACGATGAGCATGCTCTGATCCTGCAGTACTGCCAGACCCTGGGGGGGGAGGGGTCTCCCTGCAGCCAGCCCCAGAGCCCCGCCCAGATCCTACAGGCCGTGGAGAGGGAGGAGCGTGGGGAGCTGGAGCGAATCATCCATCGCCTGGAGGATGAGCAGAG GACACTGAAAAGGGAGTATGAACAGCTGAAGGAGCAGCACGGGGACCAGCGGGGGCCTGGGTCTGTGGGGCATTGGGACCCTGAGGGGTCTTCTCACCCCGGGGGTCCTGGCGAGGCTGACCTGCTGGCTGAGGCCAAACTGCTCCGGCAGCACAAGAGCCGTCTGGAGGACCGCATGCACAAACTGGAGGAGCACAACAAGCAGCTGGAGTCCCAGCTCCATCGGCTCAGACAACTACTGCACCAG CCGGAGATGGACTCCAGGGTGAATGGAGTGTCGTCCCCAGCATGCAAGAACAAGGGGCCCTCACCGAACACACAG atgaGCTGTTGGACCACCCACACAACCGCAACTCTGACCTGGCAGACATCATGGAGCAGATAA
- the LOC127931583 gene encoding collagen alpha-1(III) chain-like — translation MAVGQRQVQLHPTSLGLWDGSGPKTSPTTSYLPGPVGWQWAKDKSNYILPPWACGMAMGQRQQVHLHPTSLGLWDGSGPKTSPTTSYLPGLWNGSGPKPSPTTSYLPGPVGWQWAKDKSNYILPPGPVGWQWAKEDKSTYILPPWACGMAVGQRQVQLHPTSLGLWDGSGPKTSPPTSYLPGPVGWQWAKDKSNYILPPWACGMAVGQRQVQLHPTSLGLWDGSGPKTSPPTSYLPGPVGWQWAKDKSTYILPPWACGMAMGQRQVQLHPTSLGLWDGSGPKTSPPTSYLPGPVGWQWAKAKSNYILPPGPVEWQWAKDKSTYILPPWACGVAVGQRQVQLHPTSLDLWDGNGPKTSPTTSYLPGPVGWQWAKDKSNYILPPWACGMAVGQRQVHLHPTSLGLWDGSGPKTNPPTSYLPGPVGWQWAKDKSTYILPPWACGMAVGQRQVQLHPTSLGLWDGSGPKTSPPTSYLPGPVGWQWAKDKSTYILPPWACGMAVGQRQVQLHPTSPGLWNGSGPKPSPTTSYLPGPVGWQWAKDKSNYILPPRACGMAVGQRQVHLHPTSLGLWDGSGPKTSPTTSYLPGPVGWQWAKDKSNYILPPWACGMAVGQRQVHLHPTSLGLWDGNGPKTSPPTSYLPGPVGWQWAKDKSNYILPPRACGMAVGQSQVQLHPTSLGLWDGSGPKTSPTTSYLPGLWDGSGPKTSPPTSYLPGPVGWQWAEDKSNYILPPWACGMAVGQRQVQLHPTSLGLWDGSGPKTSPPTSYLPGPVVWQWAKDKSNYILPPWACGMAVGQRQVQLHPTSLGLWDGSGPKTSPTTSYLPGPVGWQWAKDKSTYILPPWACGMAMGQRQVQLHPTSLGLWDGSGPKTSPPTSYLPGPVGWQWAKAKSNYILPPRACGMAVGQRQVHLHPTSPGLWGGSGPKTSPTTSYLPGPVGWQWAKDKSNYILPPWTCGMAMGQRQVQLHPTSPGLWGGSGPKTSPTTSYLPGPVGWQWAKDKSNYILPPWTCGVAVGQRQVQLHPTSLDLVNGASSLQ, via the coding sequence ATGGCAGTGGGCCAAAGACAAGTCCAACTACATCCTACCTCCCTGGGCCTGTGGGATGGCAGTGGGCCAAAGACAAGTCCAACTACATCCTACCTCCCTGGGCCTGTGGGATGGCAGTGGGCCAAAGACAAGTCCAACTACATCCTACCTCCCTGGGCCTGTGGGATGGCAATGGGCCAAAGACAACAAGTCCACCTACATCCTACCTCCCTGGGCCTGTGGGATGGCAGTGGGCCAAAGACAAGTCCAACTACATCCTACCTCCCGGGCCTGTGGAATGGCAGTGGGCCAAAGCCAAGTCCAACTACATCCTACCTCCCTGGGCCTGTGGGATGGCAGTGGGCCAAAGACAAGTCCAACTACATCCTACCTCCCGGGCCTGTGGGATGGCAGTGGGCCAAAGAAGACAAGTCCACCTACATCCTACCTCCCTGGGCCTGTGGGATGGCAGTGGGCCAAAGACAAGTCCAACTACATCCTACCTCCCTGGGCCTGTGGGATGGCAGTGGGCCAAAGACAAGTCCACCTACATCCTACCTCCCTGGGCCTGTGGGATGGCAATGGGCCAAAGACAAGTCCAACTACATCCTACCTCCCTGGGCCTGTGGGATGGCAGTGGGCCAAAGACAAGTCCAACTACATCCTACCTCCCTGGGCCTGTGGGATGGCAGTGGGCCAAAGACAAGTCCACCTACATCCTACCTCCCTGGGCCTGTGGGATGGCAGTGGGCCAAAGACAAGTCCACCTACATCCTACCTCCCTGGGCCTGTGGGATGGCAATGGGCCAAAGACAAGTCCAACTACATCCTACCTCCCTGGGCCTGTGGGATGGCAGTGGGCCAAAGACAAGTCCACCTACATCCTACCTCCCTGGGCCTGTGGGATGGCAGTGGGCCAAAGCCAAGTCCAACTACATCCTACCTCCCGGGCCTGTGGAATGGCAGTGGGCCAAAGACAAGTCCACCTACATCCTACCTCCCTGGGCCTGTGGGGTGGCAGTGGGCCAAAGACAAGTCCAACTACATCCTACCTCCCTGGACCTGTGGGATGGCAATGGGCCAAAGACAAGTCCAACTACATCCTACCTCCCTGGGCCTGTGGGATGGCAGTGGGCCAAAGACAAGTCCAACTACATCCTACCTCCCTGGGCCTGTGGGATGGCAGTGGGCCAAAGACAAGTCCACCTACATCCTACCTCCCTGGGCCTGTGGGATGGCAGTGGGCCAAAGACAAATCCACCTACATCCTACCTCCCCGGGCCTGTGGGATGGCAGTGGGCCAAAGACAAGTCCACCTACATCCTACCTCCCTGGGCCTGTGGGATGGCAGTGGGCCAAAGACAAGTCCAACTACATCCTACCTCCCTGGGCCTGTGGGATGGCAGTGGGCCAAAGACAAGTCCACCTACATCCTACCTCCCTGGGCCTGTGGGATGGCAATGGGCCAAAGACAAGTCCACCTACATCCTACCTCCCTGGGCCTGTGGGATGGCAGTGGGCCAAAGACAAGTCCAACTACATCCTACCTCCCCGGGCCTGTGGAATGGCAGTGGGCCAAAGCCAAGTCCAACTACATCCTACCTCCCTGGGCCTGTGGGATGGCAGTGGGCCAAAGACAAGTCCAACTACATCCTACCTCCCCGGGCCTGTGGGATGGCAGTGGGCCAAAGACAAGTCCACCTACATCCTACCTCCCTGGGCCTGTGGGATGGCAGTGGGCCAAAGACAAGTCCAACTACATCCTACCTCCCTGGGCCTGTGGGATGGCAGTGGGCCAAAGACAAGTCCAACTACATCCTACCTCCCTGGGCCTGTGGGATGGCAGTGGGCCAAAGACAAGTCCACCTACATCCTACCTCCCTGGGCCTGTGGGATGGCAATGGGCCAAAGACAAGTCCACCTACATCCTACCTCCCTGGGCCTGTGGGATGGCAGTGGGCCAAAGACAAGTCCAACTACATCCTACCTCCCCGGGCCTGTGGAATGGCAGTGGGCCAAAGCCAAGTCCAACTACATCCTACCTCCCTGGGCCTGTGGGATGGCAGTGGGCCAAAGACAAGTCCAACTACATCCTACCTCCCGGGCCTGTGGGATGGCAGTGGGCCAAAGACAAGTCCACCTACATCCTACCTCCCTGGGCCTGTGGGATGGCAGTGGGCCGAAGACAAGTCCAACTACATCCTACCTCCCTGGGCCTGTGGGATGGCAGTGGGCCAAAGACAAGTCCAACTACATCCTACCTCCCTGGGCCTGTGGGATGGCAGTGGGCCAAAGACAAGTCCACCTACATCCTACCTCCCTGGGCCTGTGGTATGGCAATGGGCCAAAGACAAGTCCAACTACATCCTACCTCCCTGGGCCTGTGGGATGGCAGTGGGCCAAAGACAAGTCCAACTACATCCTACCTCCCTGGGCCTGTGGGATGGCAGTGGGCCAAAGACAAGTCCAACTACATCCTACCTCCCTGGGCCTGTGGGATGGCAGTGGGCCAAAGACAAGTCCACCTACATCCTACCTCCCTGGGCCTGTGGGATGGCAATGGGCCAAAGACAAGTCCAACTACATCCTACCTCCCTGGGCCTGTGGGATGGCAGTGGGCCAAAGACAAGTCCACCTACATCCTACCTCCCTGGGCCTGTGGGATGGCAGTGGGCCAAAGCCAAGTCCAACTACATCCTACCTCCCCGGGCCTGTGGAATGGCAGTGGGCCAAAGACAAGTCCACCTACATCCTACCTCCCCGGGCCTGTGGGGTGGCAGTGGGCCAAAGACAAGTCCAACTACATCCTACCTCCCTGGACCTGTGGGATGGCAATGGGCCAAAGACAAGTCCAACTACATCCTACCTCCCTGGACCTGTGGGATGGCAATGGGCCAAAGACAAGTCCAACTACATCCTACCTCCCCGGGCCTGTGGGGTGGCAGTGGGCCAAAGACAAGTCCAACTACATCCTACCTCCCTGGACCTGTGGGATGGCAATGGGCCAAAGACAAGTCCAACTACATCCTACCTCCCTGGACCTGTGGGGTGGCAGTGGGCCAAAGACAAGTCCAACTACATCCTACCTCCCTGGACCTGGTAAACGGAGCAAGCAGCCTTCAATAG